Proteins encoded by one window of Crassostrea angulata isolate pt1a10 chromosome 9, ASM2561291v2, whole genome shotgun sequence:
- the LOC128162339 gene encoding GATOR complex protein MIOS-A-like, which produces MYWSDPRWSVTDLQVFIDFSMTYALTPDGVSLISRFVDMTGDIQTAALLCVFSLPNEMSKDERVLNWIESSKFDIIWRAGDNFCVIFQAFVSCNFCGKSIACNMPVASRARPHNSYSAGTLTSTKPKISCCPGCRKPLPRCSLCLTHLGTPSGSALYTQKDKTTYSAKMTAIDDWFTWCQSCRHGGHASHLLEWFAEHSECPVTGCNCKCSTLDHTARLAAES; this is translated from the exons ATGTACTG GTCTGACCCCCGATGGAGTGTCACCGATCTCCaagttttcattgattttagTATGACCTATG CTCTGACCCCTGATGGAGTGTCCCTCATCTCAAGGTTTGTGGACATGACGGGTGATATACAGACGGCTGCCCTGCTGTGTGTGTTCTCTCTCCCCAATGAGATGTCCAAGGACGAGCGAGTTCTGAACTGGATAGAATC ATCTAAATTTGACATCATCTGGCGGGCCGGTGACAACTTCTGCGTTATCTTCCAGGCGTTTGTCAGCTGTAACTTCTGCGGAAAATCCATCGCCTGTAACATGCCCGTCGCTAGTCGTGCTCGACCACACAATTCTTACTCAGCCGGAACATTGACGTCCACAAAACCAAAG ATATCGTGCTGCCCCGGATGTAGAAAGCCCCTCCCCCGGTGTTCCCTGTGTCTGACTCACCTAGGGACGCCCTCAGGGTCTGCTCTGTACACACAGAAGGACAAAACAA CATATTCAGCAAAGATGACGGCCATTGACGATTGGTTCACCTGGTGTCAATCATGTAGACACGGAGGCCACGCCTCTCACCTGTTAGAGTGGTTTGCTGAGCACTCTGAATGTCCCGTCACTGGGTGTAACTGTAAATGTTCTACCCTGGATCACACTGCCAGGTTAGCGGCCGAGAGCTGA